One Kineococcus endophyticus genomic region harbors:
- a CDS encoding MFS transporter: MLTAFFAAAAWGRVGLAATPLALLWFVHDRTGSWSGAGLAAAGLAVAEAVAGPQTARLVDRFGQPPVLPVLALAHAAGLVAVVVLLPASAPPLVLLTAGLLVGSTLPQLGAFSGARWSHRLTSATGLSRAFAWEAVANSTAFLLGPVLAAWLAGRGLPEVALAGAAGLVASGTLVLALLRSSAPPPARRGTPGLGLPRGLGLPLVVTACLGVHFGALPLAVAAARPEAAAAVLGASSAGGLLAGLALTRARDPRLRRAAVVLALVATPLALPGLLTAPVVVLAAVLALVGAAVPPVVVATTVLVRERAAPQQLTSAFAWSASVSAAGVAVGSAAAGQVVDRVGPPGASGLAALSLAAALLAVLGWGRIVRCARCDPPAS; the protein is encoded by the coding sequence GTGCTCACGGCGTTCTTCGCCGCGGCCGCGTGGGGGCGGGTCGGACTCGCCGCGACCCCCCTGGCGCTGCTGTGGTTCGTCCACGACCGGACGGGTTCCTGGTCCGGTGCCGGGCTCGCCGCGGCCGGTCTGGCCGTGGCCGAGGCCGTCGCCGGTCCGCAGACGGCCCGGCTCGTCGACCGGTTCGGCCAGCCCCCCGTCCTGCCGGTCCTGGCCCTGGCGCACGCGGCCGGCCTCGTGGCCGTCGTCGTCCTCCTGCCCGCGTCGGCGCCGCCCCTCGTCCTGCTGACCGCGGGCCTGCTCGTCGGGTCGACCCTGCCCCAGCTGGGGGCGTTCTCGGGGGCTCGCTGGTCGCACCGGCTCACCTCCGCGACCGGGTTGTCACGCGCCTTCGCGTGGGAGGCGGTGGCGAACTCCACGGCGTTCCTGCTCGGTCCGGTCCTCGCGGCCTGGCTCGCCGGCAGGGGCCTGCCGGAGGTGGCCCTGGCCGGGGCCGCCGGTCTCGTCGCCTCGGGGACCCTGGTGCTGGCCCTGCTGCGGTCCTCCGCCCCTCCTCCCGCGCGGCGGGGCACCCCCGGGCTGGGGCTGCCGCGCGGGCTGGGGCTCCCGCTCGTCGTGACGGCCTGCCTCGGGGTCCACTTCGGGGCGCTGCCCCTGGCGGTCGCGGCGGCCCGGCCCGAGGCGGCCGCCGCGGTCCTGGGCGCCTCGAGCGCCGGTGGGCTGCTCGCCGGGCTGGCGCTCACCCGGGCCCGGGACCCGCGGCTGCGCCGGGCCGCGGTCGTCCTCGCGCTGGTCGCGACGCCGCTGGCCCTGCCGGGACTGCTCACCGCCCCCGTCGTCGTGCTCGCCGCGGTGCTCGCCCTGGTGGGGGCCGCGGTCCCGCCCGTCGTCGTCGCCACGACCGTCCTGGTGCGCGAACGTGCCGCGCCGCAGCAGCTCACGAGCGCCTTCGCCTGGTCCGCCAGCGTCTCGGCGGCCGGCGTCGCGGTCGGGTCGGCGGCCGCGGGGCAGGTCGTCGACCGCGTCGGGCCACCGGGAGCGAGCGGGCTGGCCGCGCTGTCCCTCGCGGCCGCCCTCCTGGCGGTCCTGGGCTGGGGCAGGATCGTGCGGTGCGCCCGTTGCGACCCACCCGCCTCCTGA
- the acnA gene encoding aconitate hydratase AcnA has protein sequence MSSHNSFEAKATLTVSGTDYTIFRLDKVEGAATLPFSLKVLLENLLRTEDGANITADHIRALGGWNPDAEPDTEIQFTPARVIMQDFTGVPCIVDLATMREAVGALGGDPTKVNPLAPAELVIDHSVIADVFGRPDAFEQNVEIEYGRNRERYQFLRWGQTAFDDFKVVPPGTGIVHQVNIEHLARVVFPRQVGSELQAYPDTLVGTDSHTTMVNGLGVLGWGVGGIEAEAAMLGQPVSMLIPRVVGFKLSGAIPAGATATDVVLTITEMLRKHGVVGKFVEFYGEGVASVPLANRATIGNMSPEFGSTAAIFPIDDVTLDYLRLTGRSDEQVALVEAYTKEQGLWHDPSVEAKYSEYLELDLSTVVPSIAGPKRPQDRIVLDDAKAAFRAALGDYVTPESAQDEALAETFPASDAPTASGSNAGGEPHAPGKASGRPSNPVALTMADGTQTEIDHGAVAIASITSCTNTSNPSVMVAAALLAKNAVEKGLTRKPWVKTSLAPGSKVVTDYYDKAGLTPYLEKLGFHLVGYGCVTCIGNSGPLPEEVSAAVQQNDLAVTAVLSGNRNFEGRINPDIKMNYLASPPLVIAYALAGTMDWDVENDPIGQDESGQDVFLRDIWPDAAEVERVIGEAISKDMFVKDYADVFAGDERWQGLPTPEGDTFDWDADSTYVRKPPYFEGMQAEPSPVSDISGARVLALLGDSVTTDHISPAGSIKPDSPAGVYLSEHGVERQDFNSYGSRRGNHEVMIRGTFANIRLKNQLLDGVSGGFTRDFTAGGEQTSIYDAAQNYAAQGTPLVVLGGKEYGSGSSRDWAAKGTALLGVKAVITESFERIHRSNLIGMGVVPLQFPQGESAASLGLDGTETFDIAGITELNEGRTPRTVKVTATKTDGGTVEFDAVVRIDTPGEADYYRNGGILQYVLRSLTTA, from the coding sequence GTGAGCAGCCACAACAGCTTCGAAGCCAAGGCTACCCTAACAGTGTCCGGGACGGACTACACGATCTTCCGCCTCGACAAGGTCGAGGGTGCGGCGACGCTGCCGTTCAGCCTGAAGGTCCTCCTGGAGAACCTGCTGCGCACCGAGGACGGCGCCAACATCACGGCCGACCACATCCGCGCCCTCGGCGGCTGGAACCCCGACGCCGAACCGGACACCGAGATCCAGTTCACGCCGGCGCGCGTCATCATGCAGGACTTCACCGGCGTGCCCTGCATCGTCGACCTCGCCACCATGCGCGAGGCCGTCGGTGCCCTCGGCGGGGACCCGACGAAGGTCAACCCGCTGGCGCCGGCCGAGCTCGTCATCGACCACTCGGTCATCGCCGACGTCTTCGGCCGCCCCGACGCGTTCGAGCAGAACGTCGAGATCGAGTACGGCCGCAACCGCGAGCGCTACCAGTTCCTGCGCTGGGGCCAGACGGCGTTCGACGACTTCAAGGTCGTCCCGCCGGGCACCGGGATCGTGCACCAGGTGAACATCGAGCACCTCGCGCGCGTGGTGTTCCCGCGCCAGGTGGGCTCGGAGCTGCAGGCCTACCCCGACACCCTGGTGGGCACCGACTCGCACACCACGATGGTCAACGGCCTCGGCGTCCTCGGCTGGGGCGTCGGCGGCATCGAGGCCGAGGCGGCCATGCTCGGCCAGCCCGTCTCGATGCTCATCCCGCGCGTCGTCGGCTTCAAGCTGTCGGGTGCCATCCCGGCCGGTGCGACCGCGACCGACGTCGTCCTGACGATCACCGAGATGCTGCGCAAGCACGGCGTCGTCGGCAAGTTCGTGGAGTTCTACGGCGAGGGCGTCGCCTCGGTGCCGCTGGCCAACCGCGCCACCATCGGGAACATGAGCCCCGAGTTCGGCTCCACCGCAGCGATCTTCCCGATCGACGACGTCACCCTCGACTACCTGCGCCTGACCGGCCGCAGCGACGAGCAGGTCGCGCTCGTCGAGGCGTACACCAAGGAGCAGGGCCTCTGGCACGACCCCTCGGTCGAGGCGAAGTACTCCGAGTACCTCGAGCTGGACCTGTCCACCGTCGTCCCGAGCATCGCCGGCCCCAAGCGCCCGCAGGACCGCATCGTCCTCGACGACGCCAAGGCGGCGTTCCGCGCCGCCCTCGGCGACTACGTGACGCCGGAGTCCGCGCAGGACGAGGCGCTGGCCGAGACGTTCCCCGCCTCCGACGCGCCGACCGCCAGCGGCAGCAACGCCGGCGGCGAACCGCACGCGCCGGGCAAGGCCAGCGGCCGCCCGTCGAACCCGGTGGCCCTGACGATGGCCGACGGCACGCAGACCGAGATCGACCACGGCGCCGTCGCGATCGCGTCGATCACCAGCTGCACAAACACCTCGAACCCCTCGGTCATGGTCGCGGCCGCGCTGCTGGCCAAGAACGCCGTCGAGAAGGGCCTGACCCGCAAGCCGTGGGTCAAGACGTCGCTGGCCCCCGGGTCCAAGGTCGTCACCGACTACTACGACAAGGCCGGGCTCACCCCGTACCTGGAGAAGCTCGGGTTCCACCTCGTCGGCTACGGCTGCGTCACCTGCATCGGGAACTCCGGCCCGCTGCCCGAGGAGGTCTCGGCGGCCGTCCAGCAGAACGACCTCGCCGTCACCGCCGTGCTGTCGGGGAACCGGAACTTCGAGGGCCGGATCAACCCGGACATCAAGATGAACTACCTGGCCTCCCCGCCGCTCGTCATCGCGTACGCGCTCGCCGGCACCATGGACTGGGACGTCGAGAACGACCCGATCGGGCAGGACGAGTCCGGCCAGGACGTGTTCCTGCGCGACATCTGGCCCGACGCGGCCGAGGTCGAGCGGGTCATCGGCGAGGCCATCAGCAAGGACATGTTCGTCAAGGACTACGCCGACGTCTTCGCCGGTGACGAGCGCTGGCAGGGTCTGCCGACGCCCGAGGGCGACACCTTCGACTGGGACGCCGACTCGACCTACGTCCGCAAGCCCCCGTACTTCGAGGGCATGCAGGCCGAGCCGTCGCCCGTCAGCGACATCTCCGGCGCCCGCGTCCTCGCGCTGCTCGGCGACTCGGTGACGACCGACCACATCTCCCCGGCCGGTTCCATCAAGCCCGACAGCCCGGCCGGTGTGTACCTGTCCGAGCACGGCGTGGAGCGCCAGGACTTCAACTCCTACGGGTCCCGCCGCGGGAACCACGAGGTGATGATCCGCGGGACCTTCGCGAACATCCGTCTGAAGAACCAGCTGCTGGACGGGGTCTCGGGCGGTTTCACCCGCGACTTCACCGCCGGTGGGGAGCAGACGTCGATCTACGACGCGGCCCAGAACTACGCCGCGCAGGGGACGCCGCTCGTCGTGCTGGGTGGCAAGGAGTACGGCTCGGGTTCCTCCCGTGACTGGGCGGCCAAGGGGACCGCGCTCCTCGGCGTCAAGGCCGTCATCACCGAGAGCTTCGAGCGCATCCACCGCTCGAACCTCATCGGCATGGGCGTCGTCCCGCTGCAGTTCCCGCAGGGGGAGTCGGCGGCCTCGCTCGGCCTCGACGGCACCGAGACGTTCGACATCGCCGGCATCACCGAGCTCAACGAGGGCCGCACGCCCCGCACCGTGAAGGTCACCGCCACCAAGACCGACGGCGGCACCGTGGAGTTCGACGCGGTCGTCCGCATCGACACCCCCGGTGAGGCGGACTACTACCGCAACGGCGGGATCCTGCAGTACGTCCTGCGGTCGCTGACCACCGCCTGA
- a CDS encoding YidH family protein: protein MSAPSRFPRSVYGEGEEPDPRFSLANERTFLAWVRTALALLAGGVALEGLDLALQPQLRLAASVLLVVLGTVTAGQAWRGWARDERAMRRGEPLASPSLAAPLTVGVGLAGVLVLLGLVLR from the coding sequence GTGAGCGCCCCCTCCCGCTTCCCGCGCAGCGTCTACGGCGAGGGGGAGGAACCGGACCCCCGCTTCAGCCTCGCCAACGAGCGCACGTTCCTCGCCTGGGTCCGCACGGCGCTGGCGCTCCTGGCGGGTGGCGTCGCGCTGGAGGGGCTGGACCTCGCCCTGCAGCCGCAGCTGCGGCTCGCCGCCTCGGTCCTCCTCGTCGTCCTCGGGACGGTCACCGCCGGGCAGGCCTGGCGCGGCTGGGCCCGCGACGAGCGGGCCATGCGCCGCGGGGAACCGCTCGCGTCGCCGTCGCTGGCGGCGCCGCTGACGGTCGGGGTCGGCCTGGCGGGAGTGCTCGTCCTGCTGGGTCTGGTCCTGCGGTGA
- a CDS encoding putative bifunctional diguanylate cyclase/phosphodiesterase — protein sequence MLNEAWRSHHPGGGPDSTAGVDAALLHHAAAADEPVLVVSRPHAAREIARVRWANTAASDLFGIDADHLVDVAVTRLLRTGPDAERLSRERRTRYAVEVVTAGGELRRSEVVAWPVPDRPGPGLAAVARAGAGEQFWVLSLALPEDERAHAALRAAEERFATLAQSSPVPTIVSDVGARLSRVNDAFAELLGLPAEELCGTGWLTHVVDDERTGVVEAVATVLAGERVTLDTRLRTAAGQIRWVTVRLAPSRTPGYGAGFIGTVEDVTDRLAREHRLAYQAQHDLLTGLPNRLALLERLSDLLALPGRAPGQGPDVGVLMVDLDDFKTVNDGLGPEAGDAVLVEVARRLARTVRAGDMVARPGGDEFVLVCADLSDLDAVRATAERVLEAVLVPVEVNGLRLRLVASIGVVLLEGLGCSAEEVVRDAGIAVHEAKAAGGGRWTLLDEEVRTRARRALRLVADLREALARGGVEVHYQPVVQPGRPARLRSVEALCRWTHPELGPVRPDVFIELAERANLVPALDAHVLQVACHDLAAWRAAQAAGDLPVSPDHVAVNVSAVSLAADGFAAGVRRAVATAGLQLSDLCLEVTETALASDLRACRQVLEELRADGVRVAIDDFGTGYSSLAYLKDLPVDHLKVDRSFVRDLRSTTGPARAVAAAVVSLARTLGLGVVAEGVETFEQDAVITDLGCEAVQGYLYSRPLTRQGLVEVLRGGGELVPGPATPSLKGVPA from the coding sequence GTGCTGAACGAGGCGTGGCGCAGCCACCACCCCGGGGGAGGCCCCGACTCCACCGCCGGGGTCGACGCCGCGTTGCTGCACCACGCGGCCGCCGCCGACGAACCCGTCCTCGTCGTGTCCCGTCCGCACGCCGCCCGCGAGATCGCCCGGGTGCGCTGGGCGAACACCGCCGCCTCCGACCTGTTCGGGATCGACGCCGACCACCTCGTCGACGTCGCCGTGACCCGGCTCCTGCGCACCGGTCCGGACGCCGAACGCCTCTCCCGCGAGCGCCGCACCCGCTACGCCGTCGAGGTCGTCACGGCCGGTGGTGAACTGCGGCGCTCCGAGGTCGTGGCCTGGCCGGTCCCCGACCGTCCCGGACCCGGCCTGGCCGCCGTCGCGCGGGCCGGGGCGGGGGAGCAGTTCTGGGTGCTGTCGCTGGCGCTGCCGGAGGACGAGCGGGCCCACGCCGCGCTGCGCGCCGCCGAGGAACGGTTCGCCACCCTCGCCCAGAGTTCCCCCGTGCCCACGATCGTCTCCGACGTGGGCGCGCGCCTGTCCCGCGTGAACGACGCGTTCGCCGAACTGCTGGGCCTGCCCGCCGAGGAGCTGTGCGGCACGGGCTGGCTGACCCACGTCGTCGACGACGAGCGGACCGGTGTCGTGGAGGCCGTCGCCACCGTCCTGGCCGGGGAACGCGTCACGCTCGACACCCGCCTGCGGACGGCCGCCGGCCAGATCCGGTGGGTGACGGTCCGGCTGGCCCCCAGCCGGACCCCCGGGTACGGGGCCGGTTTCATCGGCACCGTCGAGGACGTCACCGACCGCCTCGCCCGCGAGCACCGGCTGGCCTACCAGGCCCAGCACGACCTGCTGACGGGCCTGCCCAACCGGCTCGCGCTGCTGGAACGGCTGTCCGACCTGCTCGCCCTGCCGGGCCGTGCGCCCGGCCAGGGCCCGGACGTCGGGGTCCTCATGGTGGACCTCGACGACTTCAAGACCGTCAACGACGGCCTGGGCCCGGAGGCCGGGGACGCCGTCCTCGTCGAGGTGGCCCGCCGGCTGGCCCGCACCGTGCGCGCCGGGGACATGGTGGCCCGGCCCGGTGGCGACGAGTTCGTCCTCGTGTGCGCCGACCTGTCCGACCTCGACGCCGTGCGGGCCACCGCCGAACGCGTCCTGGAGGCCGTGCTCGTCCCCGTGGAGGTCAACGGGCTGCGGCTGCGGCTCGTCGCCAGCATCGGCGTGGTCCTCCTGGAGGGCCTGGGCTGCAGCGCCGAGGAGGTCGTGCGCGACGCCGGCATCGCCGTGCACGAGGCCAAGGCCGCCGGAGGTGGCCGCTGGACCCTGCTCGACGAGGAGGTCCGAACGCGGGCCCGCCGCGCCCTGCGCCTCGTCGCCGACCTGCGCGAGGCCCTGGCCCGCGGTGGCGTCGAGGTGCACTACCAGCCCGTCGTCCAGCCCGGCCGGCCCGCGCGGCTGCGCAGCGTCGAGGCCCTGTGCCGCTGGACGCACCCCGAACTCGGCCCCGTCCGCCCCGACGTCTTCATCGAGCTGGCCGAACGCGCCAACCTCGTCCCGGCCCTGGACGCCCACGTCCTGCAGGTCGCCTGCCACGACCTCGCGGCGTGGCGCGCGGCGCAGGCCGCCGGGGACCTGCCCGTCAGCCCGGACCACGTGGCCGTCAACGTCTCGGCCGTGAGCCTGGCCGCCGACGGGTTCGCCGCCGGGGTCCGCCGGGCCGTCGCCACCGCGGGCCTGCAGCTGAGCGACCTGTGCCTGGAGGTCACCGAGACCGCCCTGGCCAGCGACCTGCGCGCCTGCCGCCAGGTCCTGGAGGAACTGCGGGCCGACGGGGTGCGCGTCGCCATCGACGACTTCGGCACGGGGTACTCCTCGCTGGCCTACCTCAAGGACCTGCCCGTCGACCACCTCAAGGTCGACCGGTCCTTCGTGCGGGACCTGCGCTCCACCACCGGACCCGCCCGGGCCGTGGCGGCCGCCGTCGTGTCCCTCGCCCGCACCCTGGGCCTGGGGGTCGTCGCCGAGGGCGTCGAGACGTTCGAGCAGGACGCCGTCATCACCGACCTCGGCTGCGAGGCCGTGCAGGGGTACCTGTACTCCCGTCCGCTGACCCGCCAGGGCCTCGTCGAGGTGCTGCGCGGCGGTGGGGAGCTGGTCCCCGGGCCCGCCACCCCGTCGCTGAAGGGGGTGCCCGCGTGA
- a CDS encoding DUF202 domain-containing protein encodes MTGRFDAGLQPERTALAWRRTALAVLVGSALLGRLLAPRFGTAALVLAVAGCGAGAALHVAAGARGRRTVRALLRDGHLRAGPGAGLLAATAGVAVLLGVSATVLVLSATHSGILTSR; translated from the coding sequence GTGACCGGCCGGTTCGACGCGGGGCTGCAGCCGGAGCGGACGGCGCTGGCGTGGCGGCGGACGGCGCTGGCCGTCCTCGTCGGCTCGGCCCTGCTCGGCCGGTTGCTGGCGCCCCGGTTCGGAACGGCGGCGCTCGTCCTGGCGGTCGCGGGCTGCGGGGCGGGGGCGGCGCTGCACGTCGCCGCGGGCGCCCGGGGGCGGCGGACGGTGCGCGCGCTGCTGCGGGACGGGCACCTGCGGGCCGGGCCCGGCGCGGGTCTGCTGGCCGCGACGGCCGGTGTCGCGGTGCTCCTGGGCGTGTCCGCGACGGTGCTGGTGCTCTCGGCCACCCACAGTGGTATCTTGACGTCGAGATAA